A section of the Phacochoerus africanus isolate WHEZ1 chromosome 4, ROS_Pafr_v1, whole genome shotgun sequence genome encodes:
- the LOC125125423 gene encoding olfactory receptor 56: protein MGIWLNQSSIDGFILLGIFSHSQTDLVLFSMVMIVFIVALCGNILLIFLIYKDPRLHTPMYFFLSQLSLMDLMLISDIVPKMAVNFLLGRKSISFVGCGIQIGFFVSLVGSEGLLLGLMAYDRYVAITHPLHYSILMSQRVCLQIAGSSWTFGIIDGMIQMVAAMSLPYCGSKSVDHFFCEVPALLKLSCTDTSIFDTLLFACCVFMLLLPFSIILASYACILGAVLHMHSAQARKKALATCSSHLTTVSLFYGAAMFIYLRPRRYRAPSHDKVVSIFYTVLTPMLNPLIYSLRNREVMGALRKGLGLCKICSQH from the coding sequence ATGGGAATATGGCTGAACCAATCATCTATAGATGGCTTCATCCTCCTGGGCATCTTTTCTCATAGCCAGACTGATCTTGTCCTCTTTTCTATGGTTATGATTGTGTTCATAGTTGCTCTCTGTGGAAATAtcctcctcattttcctcatctacaaagaTCCTCGACTCCatacacccatgtacttcttcctcagtcaGCTCTCCCTCATGGACCTCATGTTGATCTCTGACATCGTGCCAAAGATGGCAGTCAACTTTCTGTTGGGCAGAAAGTCCATCTCCTTTGTGGGTTGTGGAATACAAATTGGCTTTTTTGTCTCTCTCGTGGGATCCGAAGGGCTCTTGCTTGGACTCATGGcttatgaccgctatgtggccattaCCCACCCACTTCACTATTCCATCCTCATGAGTCAGCGGGTGTGTCTCCAGATTGCTGGGAGTTCGTGGACTTTTGGGATAATAGATGGAATGATACAGATGGTGGCAGCCATGAGCTTACCCTACTGTGGTTCAAAAAGTGTGGATCACTTCTTCTGTGAGGTGCCAGCTTTACTGAAACTGAGCTGTACAGATACATCCATTTTTGATACCTTGCTTTTTGCTTGCTGTGTCTTCATGCTGCTCCTGCCCTTCTCCATCATCTTGGCCTCCTATGCATGCATCCTGGGGGCTGTGCTCCACATGCACTCTGCTCAGGCCCGTAAAAAGGCTCTGGCCACCTGTTCTTCCCACCTGACAACTGTATCCCTCTTCTATGGGGCAGCCATGTTCATCTACCTGAGACCTAGGCGCTACCGAGCCCCAAGCCATGACAAGGTGGTCTCTATCTTCTACACGGTCCTTACACCTATGCTCAACCCCCTCATTTATAGCTTGAGGAACAGGGAAGTGATGGGGGCCCTGAGAAAAGGGCTGGGTCTTTGCAAGATATGCAGCCAGCACTGA
- the LOC125124591 gene encoding olfactory receptor 56-like, translating to MALMGNQTLISHFILLGLFTHSPLHLLLFSIIMVMFLVALSGNGLMILLINIDSRLHNPMYFFLSWLSLMDLMLISTIVPRMAIDFLLGSGSISFTGCGLQILFFVTLLGDECFLLAFMAYDRYVAISNPLRYSVVMSRHVCWLMVVGSWLFGLVDGLIQAIYTLSFPYCGSQEIDHFFCDIPAVLKLACADTSLYETMIYVCCVLMLLLPFSVISVSYLLILVTVLHMHSAEGRKKAFATCSSHMAVVSLFYGAAMITYMRPQAYHSSKQDKVVSAFYTMITPMLNPLIYSLRNKEVAGALRKLLVRCPCGAG from the coding sequence ATGGCCTTGATGGGAAACCAGACTCTCATCTCTCACTTCATCCTCCTGGGACTCTTCACCCACTCACCCCtgcacctcctcctcttctccatcaTCATGGTCATGTTTCTGGTGGCTCTCTCTGGCAATGGGCTCATGATCCTCCTCATCAACATTGACTCTCGCCTGCACaaccccatgtacttcttcctcagctgGCTGTCACTCATGGACCTCATGCTCATCTCTACCATTGTGCCACGGATGGCCATCGACTTCCTTCTGGGCAGTGGCTCCATCTCCTTCACAGGTTGTGGCCTCCAGATCCTGTTCTTTGTCACCCTTCTTGGGGATGAGTGCTTCCTGCTGGCTTTCATGGcctatgatcgctatgtggccatcaGCAACCCACTGAGGTACTCAGTGGTCATGAGCCGCCATGTCTGCTGGCTCATGGTGGTGGGGTCTTGGCTCTTTGGCCTGGTAGATGGGTTGATTCAGGCCATCTATACCCTGAGCTTTCCCTACTGTGGATCCCAGGAAATTGACCACTTCTTCTGTGATATCCCTGCAGTTCTTAAGCTGGCCTGTGCTGACACCTCCCTCTATGAGACTATGATCTATGTGTGCTGTGTACTCATGCTTCTCCTGCCCTTCTCTGTCATCTCTGTCTCCTACCTGCTGATCCTGGTGACTGTGCTCCACATGCACTCAGCTGAAGGTCGGAAGAAGGCCTTTGCTACCTGTTCCTCTCACATGGCTGTAGTGTCTCTTTTCTATGGGGCTGCTATGATCACTTACATGCGGCCCCAGGCATATCACTCCTCCAAACAGGACAAAGTGGTCTCTGCCTTCTATACCATGATCACCCCTATGCTCAACCCACTCATCTATAGCCTGAGAAATAAAGAAGTTGCTGGTGCTCTCAGAAAACTCCTGGTGAGGTGTCCATGTGGTGCAGGTTAG